The genomic window CGACGCGCGGAGAAGCTCGTCGACGAGGGCCTCGGCCGTGTCCGGATCGGTGCGGCCCGCATGTTCCGGAGGATCCGGCACATGCGAGATGGCTGCCGCGTACCTGTCGAGGTACGCGGTCTCCCCGGTGAGCTGCACGAGAATCGCCAGCAGCACACCGGGATCCGCCTGACGGAGGTGCTCCCGGAGCACGTCGGGGTTCGCCGTCGGTGCTCCGGTGTCGCAGGAGGAGAGGGTCGTGTCGGTACCGACCGTCATGGGTCAGCTCCTTGCTGTGTGCGCCGTCGAGGTGGCGGCTCGGGTTCGGGTGGGCCTCGGTTCGCTCGATGCGTGAGCACGGTGTGACCGAGGACACTAAGATACTTATATCTCGATGTCCAGACTCTCAGTCTGATTATCGGGAACACGATATGTTTTTCGGCCCGAAAAGCTGTTTCGGGGCTCTCGGATGGGTTACCGTCCGTCTCACGCCGACCGAGGTATCCGGTCGCCGTAACCACTTGCGTAGCAGTCACATTCCCGACCAGAGGAGCATCGCTCATGGAAGAGCTTCGGTTCGACGGACAGGTCGCACTGATCACCGGCGTGTCCACTTTCGGGCTCGGACTCGCCTACGCCACCCAGCTGGCCGAACGGGGCTGCGCGATAGCGGTCAACGATCTCGGTCGAGACTGGGCCGGCGGCACGAGCGAGCCCGGAACGGCCGAGGCGGTGCGGACGATCACGGACGGGGGTGGGACTGCCGTGGGCGTCAGCGGTGACGTCGTCTCCGACGCGGACGACATCGTGCACCGCACACTCGACTCGTTCGGGCGCCTCGACATCGTGATCAACAATGCCGGCGCGGGCGGTGACTTCGACACCCTCGTCGACGTCCATCTGCGCGGAGCGCACCGCATCACCGAAGCCGCGTGGCCGCATCTCGCCGAAACCGGCGCGGGACGGATCCTCAACATCTCGTCGAACGGCAGCTTCGGTGCGCCCGCAATGCCGGGGTACGCGGCCGCCAAGGGCGGAATCCTCTCACTGACCCGCACCCAGGCCATCCTGGGCAGACGCGACGGGATCCGTTCGAACGCGATACTCCCGGCTGCATGGACACGATCCACCGCGGGAATCGACAACACCGAGTTCGCCGAGTTCATGCGAACACACTTCCCCGCACGCGCAGTCGCCGCGTTCGCCGCCTACCTGCTGCACACCGAAACCGTCGTCAGCGGCGAATCCTTCACCGTCGGAGGAGGTTTGGTCTCACGCGTGGTCCAGGCGGAAACGCAGGGAGCCCTGTCCGGCGACCACAACCCGGAAGCATGGTCGACCCTGATCGACGACGTCATGGCCGACAGCAGCATGACCGTCTCCACCTCGATGTGGTCGCAACTCGACGCCTTCGTCGGCCGCATGGGCGAGAACGTGCGTGCCGACTGGGAAACCGCACGGATACAGCCGGACACCGACGCCAAGGTCGCGTCCTGAACCAGGAGATGACACCGATGCTCGAACTCGACCCCGACGTCGCGGCGTACCTGGGCACACGCGAGAACTGGGTGCCCATGCACGTAGCCGGAGTGGACGCCGCACGGGCCGCCTTCGACGCAGTACCGCAACCACCGGGCCCGCCCATGCACCACGTCGAAGACCACATCGTGCCGGGTCCCCACGGGCCACTGCGTATCCGCGCCTACCGTCCGCGTGCCGCTGCGGGACTCCCCGCGATCGTCTACTTCCACGGAGGCGGACTGATCATCGGCAGTATCGACCATTTCGACCGGCTTGCGCGGCTGATCGCACAGGCTTGCGATGCTGTCGTCCTCGGTGTCGACTACCGGCTCGCACCCGAACATCCGTTCCCGGTCGCGAACGACGAGGCGTACTTCGCGACACAATGGGCCGCGGACAGCGCCACCCGACTGGGTATCGACCCACACCGGATCGCATTGGCGGGCGACAGCGCGGGCGCGGCACTGGCCGCGGGGACGACACTGCAAACCCGCGATCAGGGCGGTACACCGATCACGTTCCAACTACTGATCTATGCGGGTCTCGACCGCGATGACACGAAACCGTCGGTGCACGAGTTCGCGGACGGCCCCATCATCACCGCGGGTGACTTCGCCTGGACGAAGAACCTCTACCTCGGCGACGACCCAGCCACGGACCACCCGTACGGTGTGCCCTCACTCGCCGAGGATCTTGCGGGACTGCCGCCCGCGATCGTCGTCACCGCCTCCCACGATCCCAGCCGCGACGGTGCCGAGGAATACGGAGAAAGGCTGCGTGACGCCGGCGTCCAGACAGCCCTGCTCAGGTATCCCGGTGTCGCACACGGGTTCCTGATGCACGCGGACCGTCACGTACGGGCCCGGCTGGCACTCGCGGAGATCGGGGGCATCGTGCGCGCCAAGTTCGCCGCGACCTGACCGGAGGCGTCGGTCACCCCGGTGAGAGGGTGGAATGCCAGACATCGGTGATCGTGTCGATCGCACCGTCGCGATCGACCGACCACCCTCGCACCATCCACGTGTTGAGGAACAGCTCGAGACCACTGATGAGGAGAAGCGCACGCCGCTCGGTCTCGGCGGCGTCGAACCGCCCCCACAGTTCGGTGTTCGCGGTCAGGGCGGAAATGAACCGCCGGTGGTAGTCGATGTAGAACTCGTCGAACTGAACCAGCCCCGCGGACTGGACCCGCAACCGGGAACTACTGGCCTCCCACACCTCGACGACGTGCTCGACCCAGGTACGGATGGACGGCCGAGTCCACTCGCCGAGCCGACCGAAGTCGGCGTAGAGCTCCTCCGCGCGATCCCACGACTCGAGCACGATCGCCCGGACGATCGCATCCTTACTGGGGAAATACGAGTACAGCGTGGCCCGGCTCGCGCCGGCGACCCGAGCGATGTCGTCGATGGTCGTCCCGCGGTACCCGTGCTCACTCATCAAACGAGCGGCGACGTCGACGAAGTGGGCGCGCGTCCGCTGTTTCTGCACATCACGCAACGACGGAACGTGCCCTGTCTCGCTTTCCATACCGATAGTTCAACACACGGCGGACGTCGGCAGGTTCACGGATGCCGCGGCACGCCCTGGACGAACCCGACCGCGGGTTCCATGCCCACCTGATCCTGCGGGACACCCAATCGGGGCTGCGCTCACCGCGCCTCGAATCGTGCCTCCACATCCGCGGTGATCCGCAGCTTCTCCGGGACCAGTTCGACGGTGGGCCGATCACCGTGCGCGGGCCCCGACGCCGCCATCGACCGCATCACGGGCATACCGGCGTCGGGGCGGTGTCCGTCGAGCAGACCCGGATCGGCGAGCGCGACCGCGGTGACATTCTCGAAACCGAGACTGTCGGCATAACCATGCGCCTTCGCGAGAGCATCCTGCACCGCCAGATCACGCACCCGCGCAACTACTTTCGCATGCCTCTTGCGGGTGAGACTCCAGCCGATACCGGTGACGTCGACGCCCTCGATCCCGGCCAGCCGATCCACGATCGCGGCGACCGCATCGAGATTGCGGACCGTCACCGCGCCGGTCGCAGTCGACCGATAGTTCCACGGCAGCCTCTCGCCCTCCGGGTGATACGGGCGGTAGCGGGAATGCTGCACCCGATCCAGCGACCAGCGCGACAGATCGTGCTCGACCCCACGGATCGCGTCGGTGAGGGCTGCCGCCGACGAGGTCGCGGCATCCGCTGCTTCGGCACGGCTCGAGCCGTCGAACTCGATACTCACACGGACCACGCACCGGTTCGGGGCAACGGAACGCTCGCCATGGCCGGTGACGGTGATCGTGACAGGGTTCGTCATGACACCAGTGTTCCCGAGAGCGGGGCGGTCAGAACAGCGTCGGCTCCGCATGGGCGCCACTGCGGGCCTCCCGCACGCGAGCATTCCAGCGCTGCACCAGCCACATCTCGATCAGCTCCGGATCGGTGCCCACCCGCTGCGACCACGCGTCGAGCAGCTGCAGATAGCGGTCGTAGCGGCGCAACGTGAACCCACTGACCGACGGCTCCTCGAGCCAGCCCTCGTGGATCAGCGTCGACACCCCGTGCTGGTCGATCAACTGGGCGCGGACACCACCGCGCCGCACCCCGGCCGCCCACAGGAACAGCGCCATCAACGACACCCCCACCCCCGGCATGTCCGGCCACCCCGACCACGAATCGCCCGACGGCTCCGGAATCCGCTTGTCCTTCACGCACCGATCCAGCACCTGCTGGATACGGGCCAGCGGATTCTGCTCGACGAGCGGAGTGAACACATCCGGTACCCGTCGGGACGCCCGACGGTCCCGATGCGCACTGCGCCACGCCGCACACAGAAACAACAACCCCAACGCATCATGATCGGATTCGACCAGCGCACTGCCCAACTGCAGATCGTTACGCTGCACCACCGCCGTCCCACGATCCACGATCCGACCGTCCAGATCACGCCCGTGCAGCACGACCTCGTGGCCCACCTCCCGCAGATGGTGATTCCACCAGTCCAGATCCACGTGCGCACTGTCGTCCAGCACATGCAGCGGATAGGCGCGGGCGCGGCACCACAACACACACGCCTCCGGAGGAGCGAACCCTTCGTCGAGCAGATGCATGCCGCGATGATCGCACCGGGCACCGACAAGAGCCGGGTACGACACGGTGTCGGTGCTGGTCGGTAGCATCCGCACCCGATCTTGTAGTTCGGGGAGATTCGGGGGAACAACAGTGCGTGGATCTACGACGGCAGTAATCGGTGCAGCGGCCGTGCTGCTACTCGCGGGGTGCGGGCCGTCCGACGGCGACAACGCGGAGACCGCAGCCGAGACGACATCGACCGTGTCGCCGACATCATCCGCAGAGACAACCACCGGGGCGCCGTCGACGTCGTCGGAGACCGTGTCGAACGAACCTATGTCGGTGTCGGCAGACGACTACTACCTGGGCTACGGCAAACATGCGTTCCGGCTGGAGTCGGGAGTCGGGGGCTGCTGGTTCAATCCGAACGCATCGACACCCGGCCCGCACATGTCGTGCAGTGTGAAACTGGTGGACCAGACCCCGATCGTGGATCCGTCTACCGGGGTCCGGGCTCCCGCCAACGCCGTCGTGCTCGACCCGGACGGAGCCCGCAAGGTCGTCAATGTGGCCGGCGGACTTACTGCCGGCCCGGTGTTGCCCGCAGGAGCGACACTGACCGTCGGTGAACTCGAATGCGCGACGACTCCGTCGGGTGCTGTTCTCGAGTGCAGTGGACCTGCCGGATCGTTTCGATACGACGGTGTGGCCGGCGAGGTAGAAATCGTCTCGAACGGCGCACCCGAGACAGCTGCCCCGAAACTGTCCGGTGTCGGCGACCGGTGCGGCACCGTTATGGGCCGCACCGCGCTACCGGTGGTGGTTCTCGACGGTGCAGTGGACTGCGAGGCCGCGCTGGCGATCGCGGACCGCTACCTGAACGATCCGACTGTGGAAGCACAGGGGCAGGGACGGTACGCGAAGATCGACGGCTGGATGTGCATGTGGCCGTACGTGCCCGGCCGATCACACGCAGATTCCTACCTGCAGTGCGACGACGATCCGATGCACCCACAAGCATCGTTCCGAATCGGCGACTGAACCGCACGGTGGCCGAACCTCTACTCCACGCCTACCGTTGACGGTGAGGCCCCGATCGCGAATGGCTACGTAAGCGATCGGGTCCTCGCAGCAGGTGAATGCACATGATTGCGTTGGCGGTATCGGCGCTGGTGGTGGGTGTGGCGCTGATCGTGCTCGAAGCCCACGTCCCGACCTTTGGTGTGCTCGGCATCGCCGGCACAGCCCTGGTTGGCGTCGGCGTGTGGCTGCTCATCGAATCCGGGGGCTTCGGATTCGAGGTGGCCGTGCCGGTGACCGTGGGTGTCGCCGCCGTCGGGCTCGGAACCGTCGCCGTCACCGGACGGAAAGTCCTACGGGCCCGCCGCGCCCCCGTCCAAGGCGACGTCGATTCGCTCGTCGGAGCCGACGCCGTCGTCCGCACCTGGGACGGCGACCGGGGCCAGGTGCAGACCGGTGGCGAACTGTGGAGCGCCCGAATGGAGTTCGGCTACCCCGGAACACCGACCGTGGGGGAGTCCGTCGTCGTCGAACAGGTGCACGGGCTGACGCTGGGCGTACGGCGTCGTGAATCGTGGGAGCTGCCATGTTGACCACCATCGTTCTGGCCGTGCTCGTCGTCGCACTGGCGGCAGTGGTGATCGCATCGGCGTCGGTGCGGGTGCTACGCGAATACGAGCGCGGCGTCCTGTTCCGGCTCGGCCGCCTCGTCGACCTGAAAGGACCCGGACTGGTGCTGCTGATCCCGGCGATCGACCGGATGGTGCGGGTCAGCCTGCGGACCGTCACATTGAACGTGCCCGTGCAGGAAGTGATCACCCGCGACAACGTGCCCGTCAAGGTCACCGCCGTCGTGTACTTCCGCGTCGTCGACGCCGACCGCTCGATCCTCGCAGTGGAGGACTACGTGGCGGCCACATCACAGATCGCGCAGACCACCCTCCGTTCGATCCTCGGCAAAGCCGAACTCGACGCCCTGCTGGCCGAGCGGGAACGCCTCAACGAGGACCTGCAGAAAGTGATCGACCAGCAAACCGAACCGTGGGGTGTGAAAGTCAGCACCGTCGAAATCAAAGACGTCGAGATTCCCCGCGACATGCAACGCGCCATCGCCCGCCAAGCCGAAGCCGAACGCGAACGCCGCGCCAAAATCATCAACGCCGAAGCCGAATATCAGGCATCGTCGCGGCTCGCCGAAGCCGCCGACGTCATCAGCCGCAACCCCACCACCCTGCAACTCCGCTACCTGCAAACCCTCGGAGAAATCGGCGGCGAGAACACCTCCACAGTCGTGTTCCCGATGCCCATCGACCTGATCCGGCCGTTCCTCGGCTCCGCGGGTGACGCCAGCGGCCCCGTTGAGACTCCGGCCGCTTCATCGATCGGCACCGAGACGCCCGCGCTGCGGGGACGCAGCGACATGGAAGCACTCATCGCCGGCTGGACGTCTCTGGCTGCCGACGCACAGAAGATGCACAGGTAGCGGACTGGAACCGTTTCCCGCCGCGGTGCGTCGAACTAGTGTGAGCCGCGTGAATGGGGGGAAACAGGTGCGTGCAGCACTGGGGATCGTAGGAGCGGTGCTCGTGCTGGCCGGATGCTCGTCGGGAACAGTGGCCGGGGACGCAGGACCGGTCGGGAAAACAGCCGGGGAGCCGGTGTTCAGTCCGTGCGACGACATCCCCGACGACGCCGTGCGGGCAGTGGGCATGGATCCGGCGACGGAAGAGCGCGACATTATGGACGTGCACCAGCCGGGGTGGAACATCTGCATGTGGAATAACGACACCCACTTCGTCACGGTTTTCTCGTCGGCATACACCCTCGACGACGTACGGCAGAACCCGGACTTCGAAGAGTTCGTACCGGTGGACCTGGCAGGGCGGGAGGCGTTCACGTTCCGTGACGTGAGCGACCGAGTGAGGTCTCGCTGTGACGTCGCGACGGCGGTGTTCGGTCGTGCGGTGATGGTCTCGGTGTCTGAGTCAGGGAAGACCTTGACGGCAGAAGCACCGTGCGATGCAGCGTTGCGTGTAGCTCAGGTATTCGAGCCGTATCTACCTGAGTAGTCCGATCAAGGGGAGGAGATTGCGGATGGTCGAGAACTACGGATGGGAAGGCCTCACTGCGGTGGTTGAGGCCGGTGATCTGTCCATGGATCCGGGGACTGCGAAGCAGTGTGCTCGGAAGTGCGTCGAGTTCGCAGACAAACTGCGGGTGATCCGAGAGCGGGCACACCAGTTGGGGCGCGTAGAGGGCTTCGGAACTCTTCCCAGCGGACTCGCACTGAAGGCCAAATTCGAGGCGAAAGCCGTGGGCGGAGAGTATTCGATGGTGCAGGCGCTGACCGATCACATCGATGAGGTCGAGCGCATGCGAACCGTCTTCGAGACCATCGAACGCCGCTATGCCGAGACCGAGCAGGCGAATGCGTCGATGATCGGGGCGATCGACCCCGAGTGACGGGTGGGTTCGAGGAGTCCCGCGAACCCACCCGATCGGATTACTTCGAAGGCTCGCCGACGGGAATCGTGGAGCCGAGATCGCCGGCGTCGTGGCTGCCGCAGGCACAGTCGTCGCCGCAGCCTCCACAGCCGCCTGCGTAGGAGTCGTCGTCGGCGTCGCAATCGAGAACACCACCGAACTTGGCGGCGAAGTCGTCGTCCAGGTCGTGGGTGAGCTCGTGGATCTCGTCGACCAGATTGATCAGATGCTGCGGCGCGAACGGATCGGCGTCGACGAGCGTCGACACCAACAGATGCCCGTCCTCGATCGTGAAACGCAGACGAGGCCACTCGGCAGCCAGCTCCGGCAGATGCTGGGTGGCTGCGGTGGACTCGCCGAGTTCGCTCAGCAGCGACGCCCACACGTGCAACTGCGGCCCGTCCTCCGCGACCGTGACATACAGCCCGAAACCGTGAACCGGAACCGCGATGTCACCGTCCTCGTCGATCTCAGGGGCACTACCCAGCAGCTCCGTCAGCGCCCGGACGGACAGATCGTGCAACTGCTCACGGCTGTCCGTGGCAATCGCGAAAGCGCCGTCGAGCTGCAGCGGCTGCTCTGTGATGTCGTGGTCGGTCATGGTGATCCCCTGTTCCGGCGCCGGCCGGAAAATGGGGCGGCGCGAGTCGAACGATGTGTGCAGTACACGCTATCGCGGACGGCGGATCGGGTAGCGGCCGAACCTGGCTCTGACGGTGCGTTATGGACCACAGGGACTGCCCCGGCTTTGGTTGACTCCTGACCGGTGAGGATTGATCCTCACCTGGAAGGATCATTGATCATGCCCAGGCCCTACCCCGCAGAGTTCCGCCGCGACGTCGTCGCCGTCGCCCGCAAGGGCGATGCGCCGTTGTCCCGGATCGCGAAGGACTTCGGAATCTCCGAGGCCACACTGCACAACTGGCTCAAGAAGGCCGACATCGAGGACGGTGTCCGTCCCGGCGTGACCGAGCAGGAGTCCGCCGAGCTGCGTGAACTGCGCAAACGCAACCGCCTGCTCGAGCAGGAGAACGAGATCCTGCGGCGGGCCGCGGCGTTCTTCGCCCGCGAGTTGCCCCCAAAATGACCTACCCGCTGGTCCTCGACCTTGCCGCCGACGGCATCGCCGTCGCGGTGACCTGCCGGGTGCTCGGATTCTCCACCCAAGCGTTCTACAAGTGGTGCCAGGACCCTGTCTCGCAGCGTGATTGGGACGACGCCCACCTGATCAACGCCGCTTTCACCATCCACGCCGACGACCCGGCGTTCGGGTACCGGTTCATCGCGGACGAGCTCCCGAGCCGAGGTATCACCGCCGGCGAGAACAGGGTGCAGCGGTTGTGCTCACAGCAGCGGATCTGGTCGGCCTTCGCGAAGAAACGCGGTCTGAGCCGCAAGTCCGGACCGCCAGTCCACGACGACCTCGTCGCCCGCGAATTCGCTGCGGACAGGCCCGACAAGCTGTGGCTGACCGACATCACCGAGCACCACACCGATGAGGGCAAGCTCTACCTGTGTGCGATCAAGGACTGCTTCGGGGGCCGGATCGTCGGCTACTCGATCGATTCCCGCATGACCTCCGAGCTGGCAGTGGCGGCGTTGCGGAACGCGATCGCCCTCCGTGGCCCGGCGGGGACGATCGTGCATTCCGACAGGGGCAGTCAATTTCGTTCCAGAAGATTCGTGGAACTGTTGTCCGCCAAAGGGTTACGGGGTTCGATGGGGCGTGTCGGGGCGTGTGGCGACAATGCGGCGATGGAGTCGTTCTTCTCGCTGCTGCAGAAAAATGTCCTCGACCGGCAGCGCTGGGCTTCTCGCGACGAACTCCGCATGGCGATCGTGATCTGGATCGAACGCACCTACCACCGTCGGCGTCGTCAACGCGGCCTCGGCAAGCTCACCCCGGTCGAGTATGAGACCCTCAATCAGGCCCCACTCGCGGCCTGAACCTCTACACCCCGCGAGTCAACTGAACTCGGGGCAGTCCCCGACTCTCCTACGCCCCCGCCCGAATCCGTTCCCCGTTCCGGATGAGCCGCCCGTTGCCGAGTGCGTGGTCGAGGCAGGCTTCGAGTCGGTCGCGACTGGGCCCGGTGAGGCGGGTCTGGTTGAAGACCGCCATGGTCTCCCGCATGAGGGGTTCGATGTCGAGTTCATGGCCCCGGCATACGGCGGCCATCGCGTTGACGATCTCTTCGGGCGCGATGTCGCCCAGGGAGCGGGTGACACCTTCGGGTGTGGTGCGGTAGCCGCGCCACTCGACCCGGTCGAGTTCGCGGGGCCACACGAAACTGCCCAGCGCCGTGGCGTGCACGAGTTCCGCCGGCACACAGTCGGTGATGAAACCCTTGCGCGTCGCGGACACGCGGTCGAAGCCGAAGCGGCGTCCCACATCTCGTGCCAGCCGATCCAGTTCGATCGGCCCCTCGATCTCCACTGTCTCCCGCACCGCCGCCGTGATCCGCCCCCGCACGGACTGGGACGACGTCCGATCGAGATCCTCGCGTTCCCCGATCGCGGTGGTCGGCGCACACCGGTATTCGACACCCCGACCGTGCCAGTCCCGCACCGACACCACCGGAACATCCACAGCGGCCGACGCGATCAACGCGTGTTCCTGAACCTCGGGCGCATCCGGCACGTCGTCGTCCTCCGATGCCGCACCCCACGACAGTTCGACATCCTCCGACACGTCCACGTCCACGTCCTCGACCGCGACGTCGTCGAGACCCCGCGCCTCGAACTCCGCCATCTCCGACGCCCGCTGCGCGGCAGCAGCTTCCATCTGCCGCAGGAAGAAGGTGCGTCGGCCGCGTGACACGATCACGGCCACGTCGACACGTTCGAGGATCCGTTCGGGCATGTCGATCCAGTCCGGCAGCCACACCCGCAACGACGACCGCCAGCCCATGATGTCCTCGAGAAGCCGGGGTGTGGCGTCCCGGTCGGCGACCGTGGGACGGTCCGCCCACCGCGGGCCGTCGAGCATCAACGCCACCTGCCAGTGATCGCATCCCGGCTCACGCACCACGATGTCGAGAACGAACTCGGACAGCCCGTAGTTCGCCTCCACCTCGTAGCCGCGTGAACGCAGTGC from Prescottella sp. R16 includes these protein-coding regions:
- a CDS encoding alpha/beta hydrolase, producing MLELDPDVAAYLGTRENWVPMHVAGVDAARAAFDAVPQPPGPPMHHVEDHIVPGPHGPLRIRAYRPRAAAGLPAIVYFHGGGLIIGSIDHFDRLARLIAQACDAVVLGVDYRLAPEHPFPVANDEAYFATQWAADSATRLGIDPHRIALAGDSAGAALAAGTTLQTRDQGGTPITFQLLIYAGLDRDDTKPSVHEFADGPIITAGDFAWTKNLYLGDDPATDHPYGVPSLAEDLAGLPPAIVVTASHDPSRDGAEEYGERLRDAGVQTALLRYPGVAHGFLMHADRHVRARLALAEIGGIVRAKFAAT
- a CDS encoding IS3 family transposase (programmed frameshift) gives rise to the protein MPRPYPAEFRRDVVAVARKGDAPLSRIAKDFGISEATLHNWLKKADIEDGVRPGVTEQESAELRELRKRNRLLEQENEILRRAAAFFARELPPKMTYPLVLDLAADGIAVAVTCRVLGFSTQAFYKWCQDPVSQRDWDDAHLINAAFTIHADDPAFGYRFIADELPSRGITAGENRVQRLCSQQRIWSAFAKKRGLSRKSGPPVHDDLVAREFAADRPDKLWLTDITEHHTDEGKLYLCAIKDCFGGRIVGYSIDSRMTSELAVAALRNAIALRGPAGTIVHSDRGSQFRSRRFVELLSAKGLRGSMGRVGACGDNAAMESFFSLLQKNVLDRQRWASRDELRMAIVIWIERTYHRRRRQRGLGKLTPVEYETLNQAPLAA
- a CDS encoding slipin family protein produces the protein MTTIVLAVLVVALAAVVIASASVRVLREYERGVLFRLGRLVDLKGPGLVLLIPAIDRMVRVSLRTVTLNVPVQEVITRDNVPVKVTAVVYFRVVDADRSILAVEDYVAATSQIAQTTLRSILGKAELDALLAERERLNEDLQKVIDQQTEPWGVKVSTVEIKDVEIPRDMQRAIARQAEAERERRAKIINAEAEYQASSRLAEAADVISRNPTTLQLRYLQTLGEIGGENTSTVVFPMPIDLIRPFLGSAGDASGPVETPAASSIGTETPALRGRSDMEALIAGWTSLAADAQKMHR
- a CDS encoding DUF3558 domain-containing protein, which translates into the protein MRAALGIVGAVLVLAGCSSGTVAGDAGPVGKTAGEPVFSPCDDIPDDAVRAVGMDPATEERDIMDVHQPGWNICMWNNDTHFVTVFSSAYTLDDVRQNPDFEEFVPVDLAGREAFTFRDVSDRVRSRCDVATAVFGRAVMVSVSESGKTLTAEAPCDAALRVAQVFEPYLPE
- a CDS encoding SIMPL domain-containing protein; protein product: MTNPVTITVTGHGERSVAPNRCVVRVSIEFDGSSRAEAADAATSSAAALTDAIRGVEHDLSRWSLDRVQHSRYRPYHPEGERLPWNYRSTATGAVTVRNLDAVAAIVDRLAGIEGVDVTGIGWSLTRKRHAKVVARVRDLAVQDALAKAHGYADSLGFENVTAVALADPGLLDGHRPDAGMPVMRSMAASGPAHGDRPTVELVPEKLRITADVEARFEAR
- a CDS encoding NfeD family protein; protein product: MIALAVSALVVGVALIVLEAHVPTFGVLGIAGTALVGVGVWLLIESGGFGFEVAVPVTVGVAAVGLGTVAVTGRKVLRARRAPVQGDVDSLVGADAVVRTWDGDRGQVQTGGELWSARMEFGYPGTPTVGESVVVEQVHGLTLGVRRRESWELPC
- a CDS encoding TetR/AcrR family transcriptional regulator; this translates as MESETGHVPSLRDVQKQRTRAHFVDVAARLMSEHGYRGTTIDDIARVAGASRATLYSYFPSKDAIVRAIVLESWDRAEELYADFGRLGEWTRPSIRTWVEHVVEVWEASSSRLRVQSAGLVQFDEFYIDYHRRFISALTANTELWGRFDAAETERRALLLISGLELFLNTWMVRGWSVDRDGAIDTITDVWHSTLSPG
- a CDS encoding SDR family oxidoreductase, translating into MEELRFDGQVALITGVSTFGLGLAYATQLAERGCAIAVNDLGRDWAGGTSEPGTAEAVRTITDGGGTAVGVSGDVVSDADDIVHRTLDSFGRLDIVINNAGAGGDFDTLVDVHLRGAHRITEAAWPHLAETGAGRILNISSNGSFGAPAMPGYAAAKGGILSLTRTQAILGRRDGIRSNAILPAAWTRSTAGIDNTEFAEFMRTHFPARAVAAFAAYLLHTETVVSGESFTVGGGLVSRVVQAETQGALSGDHNPEAWSTLIDDVMADSSMTVSTSMWSQLDAFVGRMGENVRADWETARIQPDTDAKVAS